Proteins from one Arsenophonus apicola genomic window:
- a CDS encoding phage tail protein, whose amino-acid sequence MSKLQRLTQFLKTNLPDRVCKVEFSSEMDEIQFIPAHKDLGLEQYQMMIQQYIAIIAWGRFPYRELDPRYIPLLIDAWFAKQDNELGDSNIAQEPPSMAIDIDGEHAEIIVSLSISEPIVMKEDQKGIVPFDGKRWSLTKTDLWLAEQAEIYSEIET is encoded by the coding sequence ATGAGTAAATTACAACGTCTCACCCAATTTTTAAAAACCAATTTGCCGGACCGCGTCTGTAAGGTCGAGTTTAGCAGCGAAATGGATGAAATACAGTTCATTCCGGCTCACAAAGATTTAGGCTTAGAACAGTATCAAATGATGATACAGCAATATATTGCAATAATTGCGTGGGGACGATTCCCATATCGTGAGCTTGATCCACGTTATATACCCCTTTTGATTGATGCGTGGTTTGCAAAGCAAGATAACGAATTAGGCGATAGTAATATTGCACAAGAGCCACCCAGTATGGCTATTGACATAGATGGGGAGCATGCAGAAATTATCGTTTCTTTGTCGATTTCTGAACCAATAGTAATGAAGGAAGACCAAAAAGGAATCGTCCCGTTTGATGGTAAGCGCTGGTCTTTAACTAAAACTGATTTGTGGCTAGCTGAACAGGCGGAAATTTATAGTGAGATAGAAACATAA
- a CDS encoding DUF2586 domain-containing protein yields the protein MWPNVRVNQVNQLQGESKEIERVLLFVGKGKNHIGETLAINTQTDLDTLLGAENSPLKSNIKAAMANAGQNWFGYVHILPANATDTDFVDGVLKAQLIASVEGYVYIGETTKKTIKAAQTLRATLLAKYGRWVWALLSVAGLQDKETWQTALTRLCDLQKTETESSIQLVPIIWGHEAGVLAGRLCNRAVTIADSPARVKTGALIDLGRVDLPKDSKGVEIDLATLQALEKLRYSVPMWYSDYDGMYWSDGRTLDVEGGDYQSIESLRIVDKVARRVRLQAIAKIADRSLNSTPNSIESHKSYFSRTLREMSRSAEINGVTFPGECLPPRDDDVVIVWKTKKTVEIYITVRTYECPKGITVSILLDASLEAN from the coding sequence ATGTGGCCTAATGTTCGGGTTAATCAAGTCAATCAGTTACAAGGCGAATCCAAAGAAATTGAACGTGTTTTGCTGTTTGTGGGCAAAGGGAAAAACCATATTGGTGAAACCTTAGCTATTAATACTCAAACGGATTTAGACACGTTATTGGGAGCAGAAAATAGCCCTTTAAAGTCGAATATCAAGGCAGCAATGGCGAATGCGGGGCAGAACTGGTTTGGTTATGTTCATATTCTTCCCGCAAATGCCACTGACACCGATTTTGTCGATGGTGTGCTCAAAGCACAGTTAATCGCCAGTGTAGAGGGTTATGTTTACATTGGGGAAACTACCAAAAAAACCATCAAGGCCGCGCAAACACTCAGAGCAACGTTACTGGCTAAATATGGACGTTGGGTGTGGGCGCTATTGTCTGTTGCAGGGTTACAAGATAAAGAAACATGGCAAACAGCATTGACCCGTTTATGTGATCTGCAAAAAACCGAAACCGAATCGTCTATTCAACTCGTGCCGATCATTTGGGGGCATGAGGCAGGAGTATTAGCGGGTCGTTTATGTAACCGTGCGGTAACTATCGCCGATAGTCCGGCGCGAGTGAAAACAGGCGCGTTAATTGATTTAGGTAGAGTTGATTTACCCAAAGACAGTAAAGGTGTCGAAATTGATTTGGCCACGCTTCAAGCGCTGGAAAAACTGCGTTATAGCGTGCCGATGTGGTACTCAGATTATGACGGTATGTATTGGTCAGATGGGCGAACGTTAGATGTTGAGGGAGGCGATTATCAATCTATCGAAAGTCTACGCATCGTCGATAAAGTCGCGCGTCGTGTACGTTTGCAAGCCATCGCAAAAATTGCAGATCGTAGCTTAAACAGCACGCCAAACAGCATTGAAAGTCATAAGTCCTATTTCTCACGTACCCTACGTGAAATGTCACGCAGTGCAGAAATTAACGGTGTCACGTTCCCCGGCGAATGTCTGCCACCGCGTGATGATGATGTCGTCATTGTGTGGAAAACCAAAAAAACAGTGGAAATTTATATTACTGTGCGTACCTATGAATGTCCGAAAGGGATTACCGTCAGCATCTTACTGGATGCCAGCTTGGAGGCGAATTAA
- a CDS encoding DUF2597 family protein produces the protein MSQRLSGQSFDVNIDGDLIHVEKINLSITDNSAAAQTRGMPDGFISGDVSAEGELELTAKYFAIITAKARAAGSWRGIKPQDFLWYAKAGNEEMKVEAFGCKLIVSDILDIDPKGGAVTTHKIKFLVTSPDFVRINGISYLESELTQSLIG, from the coding sequence ATGAGCCAGCGTTTATCGGGTCAAAGTTTTGACGTTAATATCGACGGTGATTTAATTCACGTCGAAAAAATAAATTTATCTATTACGGATAATTCAGCAGCAGCTCAAACGCGCGGCATGCCTGACGGTTTTATCTCGGGTGATGTGAGCGCAGAGGGTGAGCTAGAACTAACCGCAAAATATTTTGCGATTATTACCGCAAAAGCACGGGCGGCGGGGTCATGGCGTGGTATTAAACCGCAAGACTTTCTTTGGTATGCCAAGGCTGGCAATGAAGAAATGAAAGTGGAAGCGTTTGGTTGCAAATTAATTGTCAGTGATATTTTAGATATTGATCCGAAAGGTGGTGCGGTCACTACCCATAAAATCAAATTCTTGGTCACTAGCCCTGACTTTGTGCGCATCAATGGGATTTCCTATTTAGAATCAGAATTGACGCAATCCCTTATTGGATAA
- a CDS encoding putative phage tail assembly chaperone → MTKKIITLTINEKDISFEPNITAYNSMINDMAMDNKVAPVTTYLKRIVCPESKELLDELLAIPSAAMQIVESVNKEYAPKLEISVKN, encoded by the coding sequence ATGACTAAAAAAATTATCACTTTAACGATTAACGAAAAAGACATTAGCTTTGAGCCAAACATCACCGCGTATAACAGCATGATTAATGATATGGCCATGGATAATAAAGTCGCCCCCGTCACCACTTATCTAAAACGTATTGTTTGCCCTGAAAGCAAAGAATTATTGGATGAATTACTTGCCATTCCAAGTGCAGCAATGCAAATCGTTGAATCCGTTAACAAAGAATATGCGCCTAAACTGGAGATCAGCGTAAAAAACTAA
- a CDS encoding DUF6890 family protein, whose product MRQRYLPHEPDTEDNIAAAIWLDNRYWENHRISIANGITTAFKGDS is encoded by the coding sequence CTGCGACAGCGGTATTTACCGCATGAACCAGACACGGAAGATAATATTGCCGCCGCGATTTGGCTAGATAATCGCTATTGGGAAAACCACAGAATATCTATCGCAAATGGCATAACAACCGCCTTTAAGGGGGATTCATGA
- a CDS encoding phage tail tape measure protein, with translation MSELDFTLSLIDNITKPIRQVQSAVSTFARDSQVAFGKIAVGGAGLAGAFWSVKSILDPAIEMNDAMMTASLQGIDSGVMDKISKDALKFAAQYGKSSIDFVHSTTAISRAINNVTQQDLPQLTRITNTTAAALKSTPEEASQYMGQMFNQFERYANQVGQVQFAEEFAGKAVTMSKAFGVSMADITGLMEGAKNAGTQFGVGIDEQLAVLGELQRTLGGESSSAYEAFMKTAADGARNLGLSFVNASGQMLSMPEMLDKLQTKYGASIEGNLKAQKKLKPPLVIQR, from the coding sequence ATGAGCGAATTAGATTTCACACTCAGTCTTATCGACAACATCACAAAACCCATTCGGCAGGTACAATCTGCCGTTTCTACTTTTGCCCGTGATAGCCAAGTCGCATTTGGCAAAATTGCCGTGGGCGGAGCAGGTCTTGCCGGGGCTTTTTGGTCTGTTAAAAGTATTCTTGACCCGGCCATTGAAATGAACGATGCCATGATGACTGCATCATTACAGGGTATTGATAGCGGTGTCATGGATAAAATATCAAAAGATGCCCTAAAATTTGCGGCGCAATACGGGAAATCGTCTATTGATTTTGTTCACTCCACAACCGCAATAAGCCGAGCGATAAACAATGTCACTCAGCAAGATTTGCCGCAACTCACTCGTATTACCAACACGACTGCCGCCGCACTCAAAAGCACACCGGAGGAAGCATCCCAATACATGGGGCAAATGTTCAATCAATTTGAACGTTACGCGAACCAAGTGGGTCAAGTGCAATTTGCGGAAGAATTTGCGGGAAAAGCCGTGACTATGTCGAAAGCCTTTGGCGTGTCCATGGCAGACATTACCGGACTCATGGAAGGCGCAAAAAATGCAGGGACACAATTTGGTGTCGGCATTGATGAACAGTTGGCTGTACTTGGGGAGCTACAAAGAACCCTTGGCGGCGAGTCATCCAGTGCTTATGAAGCCTTTATGAAAACGGCGGCTGATGGTGCTAGAAATTTAGGACTATCGTTTGTCAATGCTTCTGGCCAAATGCTCTCAATGCCTGAAATGTTGGATAAATTACAAACCAAATATGGCGCAAGTATTGAGGGCAATTTAAAAGCCCAAAAGAAATTGAAGCCGCCTTTGGTGATTCAGCGGTAG
- a CDS encoding DUF2590 family protein produces the protein MDNLRYFDLLITDRNFTLNSGNEPKLCNNRQSITQDVAHSIIESGLATQLVAERSPTLRADIRTQMEILVESDERLVPGTIVIDEESTKRLWVTAETYDFGRINLGVNYEL, from the coding sequence ATGGATAATTTACGCTACTTTGATTTATTAATTACTGACAGAAACTTTACGCTCAACTCCGGCAATGAGCCAAAGTTGTGTAATAACCGACAGTCAATCACACAAGATGTGGCGCACAGTATCATTGAAAGTGGGCTAGCAACACAATTAGTGGCAGAGCGAAGCCCAACCCTCCGCGCTGATATTCGTACGCAAATGGAGATCTTAGTCGAAAGTGACGAGCGATTAGTGCCCGGTACGATTGTAATAGATGAAGAAAGTACAAAACGACTTTGGGTGACGGCGGAAACCTATGATTTTGGCCGTATTAATTTGGGGGTAAATTATGAACTGTAA
- a CDS encoding baseplate J/gp47 family protein, with the protein MNCKNIPNIDYEQVLRDSGMPVSEDEISDKFVSLVHEEGLITNTSNMSPFWRLINTIVTRPVRWLTEALINVTLKNMFLATASDNWLDMFAWGVNLTRKPATEAKGVIRFYRDVGAGTIIVPAGTVIQTERINDIIYSVKTVETKAIDTDSALVPVIAENAGGAYNLAPGYFRILPVYISGIERVQNEDNWLLVPGADAESDNDLRDRCRNQYNLVGSYHTDAVYRGMIASVVGLSIDRIFFLHDAPRGPGTANAYLLLDSGVTSQPFIDKVNDYINKQGYHGHGDDMQCFPMQETQHVLTVTLFVQSVENFSAEELKKLKQDAGDLVRCAFRENALYDVKKTWPYSRFSFSNLGRELHKQFIVLDSIVFSIPDIVSDLSVPRLKSLTVEVQNARI; encoded by the coding sequence ATGAACTGTAAAAACATCCCTAACATTGATTATGAACAAGTCTTGCGCGATAGCGGAATGCCTGTTTCCGAAGATGAAATTAGCGACAAATTCGTGTCGCTTGTCCATGAAGAGGGGCTGATTACTAACACGTCGAATATGTCTCCATTTTGGCGTTTGATTAATACGATTGTGACTCGGCCTGTTCGTTGGCTGACCGAAGCATTAATTAATGTCACCTTGAAAAATATGTTTTTAGCCACTGCATCGGACAATTGGTTAGATATGTTCGCATGGGGCGTTAATTTAACTCGCAAACCTGCTACCGAAGCAAAAGGTGTGATCCGTTTTTATCGTGATGTGGGCGCGGGAACTATCATTGTTCCAGCGGGAACGGTTATTCAAACAGAGCGTATTAATGACATCATTTACAGTGTCAAAACCGTTGAAACCAAGGCGATTGATACTGATAGCGCATTAGTGCCGGTGATCGCTGAAAATGCCGGAGGGGCTTACAATCTTGCCCCAGGTTATTTCCGCATTTTACCCGTGTATATTTCAGGGATTGAGCGCGTACAAAACGAAGATAATTGGTTATTGGTGCCGGGAGCAGATGCAGAGAGTGACAACGATTTGCGTGATCGTTGCCGCAATCAGTACAACTTAGTCGGCAGCTATCACACTGACGCGGTTTATCGTGGCATGATTGCCAGTGTGGTGGGATTGAGTATTGACAGAATTTTCTTTTTGCATGATGCGCCGCGGGGTCCGGGTACCGCAAATGCCTATTTGCTCCTAGACAGTGGCGTAACAAGCCAGCCGTTTATTGATAAAGTGAATGATTACATCAACAAACAAGGCTATCATGGTCATGGTGACGATATGCAGTGCTTTCCGATGCAGGAAACGCAGCATGTTTTAACCGTAACACTATTTGTGCAGAGCGTGGAAAATTTCAGCGCGGAAGAACTGAAAAAATTAAAGCAAGATGCAGGCGATTTAGTGCGTTGTGCTTTTCGTGAAAACGCACTTTATGATGTTAAAAAGACATGGCCCTACTCCCGTTTTTCATTCTCAAATTTAGGACGCGAGCTGCATAAACAATTTATTGTGCTGGATTCTATCGTTTTTAGCATTCCCGATATTGTCAGTGATTTAAGCGTACCACGTTTAAAGTCGCTCACCGTTGAGGTGCAAAATGCCAGAATTTAA
- a CDS encoding phage tail protein, with protein MPEFKTRLKRLQLPSWMNKGEPATLLRATKRFWEIIHVWITWPLVQLDVETCTESLLNLLAYQRDIHRFNNEPLDLYRKRVKYAFINAKDSGSVAGFIEIFKRLGVGYVEINERQPDIDWDVIILRVSDGQIANNPDLLLNIIRQYGRTCRRYRFEVMAVHLIAMRVGFVEAEYICYYATLPNQPLYIRIGQFSASSQVYGASLM; from the coding sequence ATGCCAGAATTTAAAACGCGATTAAAACGACTGCAATTGCCGTCGTGGATGAATAAAGGCGAGCCAGCAACGCTACTGCGAGCAACGAAACGTTTTTGGGAAATCATTCACGTTTGGATAACGTGGCCATTAGTGCAATTGGATGTAGAAACCTGCACTGAATCATTATTAAATTTGCTAGCTTATCAACGCGATATTCATCGATTTAATAATGAACCGTTGGATTTATACCGTAAGCGCGTAAAATACGCGTTTATCAATGCGAAAGATTCCGGCAGTGTCGCCGGATTTATTGAGATATTTAAACGCCTTGGCGTAGGCTATGTCGAAATTAACGAGCGACAACCGGATATTGACTGGGACGTCATTATCTTACGCGTTAGCGACGGACAAATAGCGAATAACCCAGATTTATTGTTAAACATCATCAGGCAATACGGGCGTACTTGTCGCCGTTATCGTTTTGAAGTGATGGCTGTACACTTAATAGCGATGCGCGTTGGTTTTGTTGAAGCTGAATATATTTGCTATTACGCCACATTACCTAATCAGCCGCTCTATATTCGAATTGGACAATTTTCAGCGTCGAGCCAAGTCTACGGCGCTTCATTAATGTAA
- a CDS encoding phage tail-collar fiber domain-containing protein — translation MASVITLAFEGWKAQEGASGKPVLLDEFVFANVSNLDPSKPIDRNEKLPPENQIVHRQAVNKAGLVSENAVAYSVTLGAEVGDFDFNWIGLLNKESGTVAMITHAPIQKKLKTQNGQQGNVLIRSFLLEFNGAAEETQIKTSAETWQIDFTARLSGIDEMQRLINHDHYGEAAFFDDGFEVTRKDEQYTVSKGLAYISGLRGQLEKNQIHNGLRNTNIYADFSYQGNIVSQWNTVVKTTIATSLANYVDEAGFTHFVFAIASIDANGNVKDLRPKGSLSHQSMIAFETQFKLNLTKKVDKTNISGVKGNNNDKVPSLNLFTTEVDKLQQKGDYATNGTVISKFEIANNNANSRVPDMRKVNGKQLNADISLSASDVGAYTKTETDSRVAEAKKTGTNAQTTANAANTAATNANNNANGRVPSGRKVNNKPLSTDISLSAADVGAYSKTEMDDKLKIISGKNTANKSISGWWKCGDTGVIIQWARYGKGKGAGTYNFPLPMKFPNTGLFCIGYVATAIAYDNDRQSQSAHLVNAATVRVTVDNGLETLVLAIGF, via the coding sequence ATGGCATCAGTTATTACACTCGCTTTTGAAGGATGGAAAGCCCAAGAAGGCGCAAGCGGTAAACCCGTTTTACTTGATGAATTTGTGTTTGCGAATGTGTCGAACCTTGACCCATCAAAACCCATTGACCGCAACGAAAAGCTACCCCCTGAAAATCAAATTGTTCACCGTCAAGCAGTTAATAAAGCAGGATTGGTGAGTGAGAACGCCGTCGCATACAGCGTCACTTTAGGTGCAGAAGTCGGCGATTTTGATTTTAACTGGATTGGATTGCTCAATAAAGAGTCTGGTACAGTGGCCATGATCACCCATGCCCCTATACAGAAAAAATTGAAAACACAAAATGGTCAACAGGGTAACGTGTTGATCCGTTCATTCTTGCTTGAATTCAACGGTGCAGCCGAAGAAACGCAAATCAAAACCAGTGCGGAAACATGGCAAATTGATTTTACTGCGCGTTTGTCTGGCATTGATGAAATGCAGAGGCTTATTAATCATGATCACTATGGTGAAGCCGCTTTTTTTGACGATGGGTTTGAAGTCACCCGAAAGGATGAGCAATACACGGTTAGCAAAGGGTTAGCTTATATCAGTGGTCTTCGTGGCCAATTGGAAAAAAATCAAATACACAATGGTCTGCGTAACACGAATATTTATGCGGATTTTAGCTACCAAGGCAATATCGTTAGTCAGTGGAATACCGTGGTAAAAACGACTATCGCTACCTCGCTTGCTAATTATGTAGACGAAGCTGGATTTACACATTTTGTCTTTGCGATAGCCAGTATTGATGCTAACGGAAACGTAAAAGATTTACGTCCAAAAGGGTCGCTGAGTCATCAATCGATGATAGCGTTTGAAACGCAATTTAAATTGAATTTAACCAAAAAGGTCGATAAGACCAACATTTCAGGTGTCAAGGGCAATAATAATGACAAAGTGCCAAGTTTAAATTTATTCACAACCGAAGTGGACAAACTACAACAAAAAGGCGATTACGCCACAAATGGTACAGTAATTTCAAAGTTTGAAATAGCGAATAATAACGCTAACAGTCGGGTTCCTGATATGCGCAAAGTGAATGGAAAGCAACTAAACGCTGATATTTCCTTAAGTGCGAGTGATGTGGGGGCGTATACCAAAACCGAAACTGATAGTAGAGTCGCTGAGGCAAAAAAGACTGGCACAAATGCACAAACTACTGCGAATGCTGCGAATACGGCGGCGACAAATGCCAATAACAATGCCAACGGACGGGTCCCAAGTGGGCGAAAGGTCAACAATAAGCCACTCAGTACAGATATTAGTCTTTCTGCGGCTGATGTGGGGGCATATAGCAAGACAGAAATGGATGACAAACTCAAAATCATTAGTGGAAAAAATACTGCAAATAAATCCATTAGCGGTTGGTGGAAATGTGGCGATACGGGTGTCATTATTCAATGGGCACGCTATGGGAAAGGAAAAGGCGCGGGAACCTATAATTTTCCGTTACCTATGAAATTTCCGAACACAGGATTATTCTGTATTGGTTATGTGGCTACGGCTATAGCTTATGATAATGACCGCCAATCTCAATCTGCTCATTTAGTTAATGCCGCCACAGTTAGAGTTACTGTAGATAATGGACTTGAAACGCTAGTATTAGCGATAGGCTTTTAA
- a CDS encoding tail fiber assembly protein codes for MYYYSAKENTFCPAQFKQDYIDAGSFPEDACEVSEEVWLEFAGNAPPDGKERIAGQNGLPVWVDIPPLTQDERIVMAEKEKAILMKIASEAISPLQDAVDLGIITNEEFVVLQEWKKYRVLLNRVDTSTASDIEWPKKP; via the coding sequence ATGTATTATTACAGCGCAAAAGAGAATACCTTTTGTCCAGCACAGTTTAAACAAGATTATATTGATGCAGGGAGCTTTCCTGAAGATGCATGCGAAGTAAGCGAAGAGGTTTGGCTTGAATTTGCAGGCAATGCGCCACCTGATGGCAAAGAACGTATCGCAGGACAAAACGGACTGCCAGTTTGGGTTGATATACCACCTTTGACGCAAGATGAACGCATCGTAATGGCTGAAAAAGAGAAAGCCATTCTTATGAAAATTGCTTCAGAAGCCATATCTCCCTTACAAGATGCAGTTGACCTTGGCATAATCACAAATGAAGAGTTCGTCGTACTGCAAGAATGGAAAAAATATCGCGTATTATTAAACCGTGTTGATACTTCAACTGCATCGGATATCGAATGGCCAAAGAAACCGTAA
- a CDS encoding baseplate complex protein: MIQQNQLTAQNPTITLALDGEAIPLKNIKVNPSVQFQDKDQSGQTSSTAVAEHGIKPKELRVNGVINFTDDKILTRLFALAEAKEGGKLKRYRVANHTAKAINFRIATFTGNIDASEIDGQMAWQVTFTLREHLSVSEKKDARAAGQVQAKIQTGNPKVPTSAAKEEKDELTWFESTVLKPIDDFGNK, translated from the coding sequence ATGATCCAACAAAACCAATTAACAGCACAGAATCCGACAATAACCTTAGCCCTTGATGGTGAAGCTATTCCGCTAAAAAACATCAAAGTTAATCCGTCGGTACAATTTCAGGATAAAGACCAATCCGGTCAAACTTCCAGCACAGCTGTTGCAGAGCATGGAATTAAGCCAAAAGAGCTACGAGTAAATGGCGTGATCAACTTCACTGATGACAAAATTCTCACACGCTTATTTGCCCTTGCAGAAGCGAAAGAAGGTGGAAAATTGAAGCGCTATCGCGTGGCTAATCATACCGCAAAAGCGATTAATTTCCGCATAGCCACGTTTACCGGAAATATTGACGCCAGCGAAATCGACGGGCAAATGGCTTGGCAAGTCACATTCACGCTCAGAGAGCATTTATCTGTCTCAGAGAAAAAAGACGCTCGGGCAGCAGGCCAAGTGCAAGCTAAAATTCAAACAGGCAACCCGAAAGTACCAACGAGCGCGGCAAAAGAAGAAAAAGACGAACTGACATGGTTTGAAAGTACGGTTTTGAAACCCATTGATGATTTTGGGAATAAATAA
- a CDS encoding phage baseplate assembly protein V, whose protein sequence is MKPISRCYLSNDDVHIIDAKIMLELSACGRGFLTVETESDYTGKLVRFDTGYTDSLYRYFTGYVERAMPADNGFQKLFVRELVGVFDKMWPCAFQHPTLKTITDYLQENSGLTFILPDAKYINSPIPHFTHNGTGFQLLANLGHVFAISDYVWYQIPDGKIFVGSWSDSMFKNDNHSVPAEFSKGQSAGNSATFPLIPALRAGTVVNGKRVHKVQLDNDDITLYWLAINPLTGEAKNKTPIQSQIDKAYPELSAGLHLPKFARIESPSEAVSAGDISDPFRPKYAVDVQLLDSDGNESAAPTYKAVPLPLPMAGVECGMFQFPPEGTLVEIAFEGGRPDKPFIRQTLSQNNTLPDIQPGEQLQQQRKEVFQRVTQDGSWNRETDQSINEASMIRNIKADKEQRELVARETTVQANDTLTVLGTRKLLAGAIQNLAEGDYAIATSSNYVGSIEKDMTIEVGQNATVEIGQKLIEKVGQIKQSIAGVQQQIIAPIIWIGSQQINVAQLMIDTLDVVKELAELTASHTHSNTGTPTNASAIKGTGTKSDSLNKKYSPVIGK, encoded by the coding sequence ATGAAACCAATTAGCCGCTGTTATTTATCTAATGATGACGTCCATATTATTGACGCAAAAATCATGTTGGAGCTATCGGCCTGTGGTCGAGGCTTTTTAACGGTTGAAACCGAAAGTGATTACACTGGCAAATTAGTTCGCTTTGACACGGGTTACACCGATTCATTGTATCGATACTTCACAGGCTATGTAGAACGTGCAATGCCAGCGGATAACGGTTTTCAAAAATTGTTCGTGCGCGAGCTGGTCGGTGTTTTTGATAAAATGTGGCCTTGCGCATTTCAGCACCCAACCTTAAAAACTATTACCGATTATTTACAGGAAAATAGCGGCTTAACCTTTATTTTACCTGATGCAAAATATATTAACTCGCCTATCCCTCATTTCACGCACAACGGTACAGGTTTTCAATTATTAGCCAATCTAGGCCATGTTTTTGCCATTTCTGATTACGTGTGGTATCAAATACCTGATGGGAAAATCTTTGTCGGCAGTTGGTCTGATTCGATGTTTAAAAATGATAACCACAGTGTACCCGCTGAATTCTCAAAAGGGCAGTCAGCAGGTAACAGCGCCACCTTTCCATTAATACCCGCCTTACGAGCCGGAACAGTGGTAAACGGTAAGCGCGTGCATAAAGTCCAGCTTGATAACGATGATATCACGCTTTACTGGTTGGCGATTAATCCACTTACTGGAGAGGCCAAAAATAAAACCCCAATTCAAAGCCAGATAGATAAAGCTTACCCCGAATTATCAGCAGGTTTGCATTTACCAAAATTCGCGCGAATTGAATCACCAAGTGAAGCAGTCAGTGCCGGTGATATTTCTGATCCGTTCCGGCCAAAATATGCTGTAGATGTGCAATTACTGGATAGTGATGGCAACGAATCAGCCGCACCTACCTACAAAGCAGTGCCGCTGCCTTTACCCATGGCAGGGGTTGAATGTGGTATGTTTCAATTTCCACCGGAGGGAACTTTAGTTGAAATTGCTTTTGAAGGTGGGAGGCCCGATAAACCGTTTATCCGGCAAACACTCAGTCAAAATAATACCCTCCCAGACATACAACCAGGGGAACAATTGCAGCAGCAACGCAAAGAAGTTTTTCAGCGCGTGACACAAGATGGTAGCTGGAATCGTGAAACAGACCAAAGCATCAATGAAGCATCAATGATCCGAAATATCAAAGCGGACAAAGAACAACGCGAACTGGTCGCGAGAGAAACCACAGTACAGGCCAATGACACATTAACCGTTTTAGGTACTAGAAAACTATTAGCAGGTGCAATCCAGAATTTAGCCGAGGGTGACTACGCAATAGCAACATCATCAAACTATGTCGGCAGTATTGAAAAAGACATGACTATTGAGGTTGGACAGAATGCCACTGTAGAAATTGGACAGAAGCTAATAGAGAAAGTTGGGCAAATAAAGCAAAGTATTGCTGGCGTACAACAACAAATCATAGCCCCTATCATTTGGATAGGTAGCCAACAAATCAACGTTGCTCAGCTGATGATAGATACGTTAGATGTGGTCAAGGAATTAGCAGAACTCACCGCATCACATACTCACAGTAATACAGGCACACCAACTAACGCATCAGCTATCAAAGGCACTGGCACCAAGTCAGACAGCTTGAATAAAAAGTATTCCCCTGTTATTGGTAAGTAA
- the nadS gene encoding NadS family protein: MDKKLFGDLVESMNQMVAMEKGERSIPSENIHRHRLPNVKNLRETFGLKQSEFAEAVGVSASLIQSWEQHRRIPSGSALKLLKMLERNPTLINELSTL, encoded by the coding sequence ATGGACAAAAAACTTTTTGGCGATCTGGTTGAAAGCATGAATCAGATGGTAGCGATGGAAAAAGGGGAACGTTCTATTCCTTCTGAAAATATTCATCGCCATCGTCTGCCTAATGTAAAAAACCTACGTGAAACCTTTGGCTTAAAGCAAAGTGAATTTGCCGAAGCTGTTGGCGTTTCTGCATCCTTAATTCAGAGCTGGGAACAACACCGCCGTATTCCTTCTGGTTCAGCACTTAAATTACTTAAAATGCTTGAGCGTAATCCAACGCTAATTAATGAGCTAAGTACACTTTGA
- a CDS encoding type II toxin-antitoxin system RelE/ParE family toxin — protein MEYLLFIETPVFSRERTELLTDDEFRQLQQYLLKNHEQGSTISATGGCKKIRWLREGMGKQGGVRIIYYTMTKIGKIYLLLIYPKNKKDDLTSKEKEVLKAIINKLQ, from the coding sequence ATGGAATACCTACTTTTTATTGAAACCCCTGTATTTAGTAGAGAACGTACAGAACTGTTAACCGATGATGAATTTAGACAACTACAACAATACTTACTAAAAAATCATGAACAAGGCAGTACCATTAGCGCTACTGGAGGATGTAAAAAGATCCGTTGGTTGAGGGAAGGAATGGGAAAACAGGGCGGTGTCAGAATCATTTACTACACCATGACGAAAATTGGAAAGATCTATCTTCTTTTAATCTACCCAAAAAATAAAAAAGATGACTTAACCTCAAAAGAAAAAGAAGTACTTAAAGCCATCATTAATAAATTGCAATAA